A window of Streptomyces gilvosporeus contains these coding sequences:
- a CDS encoding nitrate- and nitrite sensing domain-containing protein codes for MRAAVRMKRLRGGAGKPGSPANSVSGPGSGTTGGTAGAGGRPARVRNRLVGAVAVVAAAVLGAGAPALATAADNAQTSQQLVDLAELNARAITLAHSLADERDAMTAYVATGRGGRAAARHTGVPRGTVNAAPDDAAPASAKSPDSAAQRDRVDQQIRDLRQEANDASGDTAVFAAADKLLRGLDQTRRQALTGPGTPEETHAAYTEVIQALGAIGDDIARGLPARADTADADTRALPFLGRAADQAAGTRGLLLAALQAGGPQPRLTTAAQVAHLREQGALDDFQQSASQGARDRYDRTVTGGDVTTAERYLTRLTDQPRLDAADLRLNRGRVAATLTSRISLMRGVESAMATADTARLAALRDDDVTALEIRIGLEGLCLLLAVGAGIWAARSMTQPLAALRLGAKRIAADPGNEEPIGYKGRNDEFAAAVRSVNALHAQVSELARRNEEWTGERTRLIGSRQRLAAEREVLQDQAKELKAEIAELHERLAVLRSGVHGRFVSLSLRTLSLVERQLGVIESLEEGEQDPDRLGTLFKLDHFAARMRRNSENLLVLAGAEQHGNTHPGPVPLLDVLRAAISEIERYERVRIQSLPPHSQVAGFAADDLSHLVAELLENATAFSPPDAHVELSGWLLESGEVMLSVRDEGIGMTADKLRELNERLTDAEAASSSETVDEALGLGLYVVVRLAARHGVRVSLRDQKQGGITAVVVLPKSILPTRPAPAGAAPSTVPQDLMHTPSLPGSVAEANSNALPTRVARSEPAARTARDGAAEAEPEPDGAPGAVDPLVAAAERAVEAAEAEPAAEAADAAADETPAAKTADAAEHTRPADASHPRPQEPAAAPAAAEDPYAIGPDAHTGPAEEPAPEASDEPTAAAATEPATARATEEAAQNTTDDTTHDTTDTPEPLRTALGLPKRTPKVVAQQQASAAPRKSGAAGAEALRRRLGGFQQGARDGRREVEAELAEGSAEQHLPHHDTDGAGAPGHSHVIEEARE; via the coding sequence ATGCGAGCAGCGGTGCGGATGAAGCGGCTTCGGGGCGGCGCAGGGAAGCCGGGATCACCGGCGAATTCGGTCTCGGGACCGGGTTCGGGCACAACGGGCGGCACGGCCGGCGCGGGTGGGCGTCCCGCGCGGGTCCGCAACCGGCTCGTCGGAGCCGTGGCGGTGGTGGCCGCGGCCGTCCTGGGGGCCGGCGCCCCCGCCCTCGCCACCGCGGCCGACAACGCCCAGACCTCCCAGCAGCTGGTCGACCTGGCCGAGTTGAACGCCCGCGCCATCACCCTGGCGCACTCCCTGGCCGACGAGCGCGATGCGATGACGGCGTACGTGGCGACGGGCCGCGGCGGCCGGGCGGCCGCCCGGCACACCGGCGTCCCGCGGGGCACCGTGAACGCCGCGCCCGACGATGCCGCCCCTGCATCCGCCAAGAGCCCCGATTCCGCCGCCCAGCGCGACCGGGTGGACCAGCAGATCCGCGATCTGCGCCAGGAGGCCAACGACGCCTCCGGCGACACCGCCGTCTTCGCCGCCGCCGACAAGCTGCTGCGCGGCCTCGACCAGACCCGCCGTCAGGCGCTGACCGGACCCGGGACGCCCGAGGAGACCCACGCCGCCTACACCGAGGTCATCCAGGCGCTCGGCGCGATCGGCGACGACATCGCCCGCGGGCTGCCCGCCCGCGCGGACACGGCCGACGCCGACACCCGCGCGCTGCCCTTCCTCGGCCGCGCCGCCGATCAGGCCGCCGGCACCCGCGGTCTGCTGCTCGCCGCCCTCCAGGCGGGCGGCCCGCAGCCCCGGCTGACCACCGCCGCCCAGGTGGCGCATCTGCGCGAACAGGGCGCGCTGGACGACTTCCAGCAGTCCGCGAGCCAGGGCGCCCGCGACCGCTACGACCGCACCGTGACCGGCGGCGACGTCACCACCGCCGAGCGCTATCTGACCCGCCTGACCGACCAGCCCCGCCTGGACGCCGCCGATCTGCGGCTGAACCGCGGGCGGGTGGCCGCCACGCTCACCTCCCGGATCTCCCTGATGCGGGGGGTGGAATCCGCGATGGCCACCGCCGACACCGCCCGCCTCGCCGCCCTGCGCGACGACGATGTGACGGCGCTGGAGATCCGTATCGGGCTGGAGGGGCTGTGCCTGCTGCTGGCCGTGGGCGCCGGCATCTGGGCCGCGCGCAGCATGACCCAGCCGCTGGCCGCGCTGCGGCTCGGCGCCAAGCGGATCGCCGCCGACCCCGGCAACGAGGAGCCCATCGGCTACAAGGGCCGCAACGACGAATTCGCCGCCGCCGTACGGTCCGTCAACGCGCTGCACGCCCAGGTCTCCGAACTGGCCCGGCGGAACGAGGAGTGGACCGGCGAACGCACACGGCTGATCGGCAGCCGGCAGCGGCTGGCCGCCGAGCGCGAGGTGCTCCAGGACCAGGCCAAGGAGCTCAAGGCGGAGATCGCCGAACTCCACGAGCGGCTGGCCGTCCTGCGCTCGGGGGTGCACGGCCGGTTCGTCAGCCTCTCCCTGCGCACCCTCAGCCTGGTCGAGCGCCAGCTCGGCGTCATCGAGTCGCTGGAGGAGGGCGAGCAGGACCCGGACCGGCTGGGGACCCTCTTCAAACTGGACCACTTCGCCGCCCGGATGCGCCGCAACAGCGAGAACCTCCTCGTGCTGGCGGGCGCCGAACAGCACGGCAACACCCACCCCGGCCCGGTACCGCTGCTGGACGTGCTGCGCGCCGCCATCAGCGAGATCGAGCGCTACGAGCGGGTGCGCATCCAGTCGCTGCCGCCGCACTCCCAGGTCGCCGGGTTCGCCGCGGACGACCTGAGCCACCTGGTCGCCGAACTCCTGGAGAATGCCACCGCGTTCTCGCCGCCGGACGCCCATGTCGAGCTGTCCGGCTGGCTGCTGGAGAGCGGCGAGGTGATGCTCTCCGTGCGCGACGAGGGCATCGGGATGACCGCCGACAAGCTGAGGGAGCTCAACGAGCGCCTCACCGACGCCGAGGCGGCCTCCTCCTCCGAGACCGTCGACGAGGCGCTCGGACTCGGCCTGTACGTCGTGGTGCGGCTGGCCGCCCGGCACGGCGTACGGGTCTCGCTGCGCGACCAGAAGCAGGGCGGCATCACGGCCGTCGTCGTCCTGCCCAAATCGATTCTGCCGACCCGCCCGGCTCCGGCCGGCGCCGCGCCGTCGACCGTGCCGCAGGACCTGATGCACACCCCCAGCCTGCCCGGCTCGGTCGCCGAGGCGAACTCCAATGCGCTGCCGACGCGGGTGGCGCGCAGCGAACCGGCGGCGCGCACGGCGCGGGACGGGGCGGCGGAGGCGGAGCCCGAGCCGGACGGCGCGCCCGGGGCGGTGGACCCGCTGGTGGCCGCCGCCGAGCGGGCCGTCGAAGCGGCGGAGGCGGAGCCCGCCGCCGAGGCCGCAGACGCGGCAGCCGACGAGACCCCGGCCGCCAAGACCGCCGACGCCGCCGAGCACACCCGCCCGGCGGACGCTTCGCACCCCCGGCCGCAGGAGCCCGCCGCGGCCCCGGCCGCCGCCGAGGACCCGTACGCCATCGGCCCGGACGCGCACACCGGCCCGGCCGAGGAGCCGGCGCCGGAAGCGTCCGACGAGCCCACGGCCGCAGCGGCCACCGAACCGGCCACCGCGCGGGCCACCGAAGAAGCCGCGCAGAACACCACCGACGACACCACGCACGACACCACCGACACCCCGGAACCCCTCCGCACCGCCCTGGGACTGCCCAAGCGCACGCCCAAGGTGGTGGCCCAGCAGCAGGCGTCCGCCGCCCCGCGCAAGAGCGGTGCGGCCGGTGCCGAGGCGCTGCGGCGCCGGCTGGGCGGGTTCCAGCAGGGGGCGCGGGACGGCCGCCGCGAGGTCGAGGCGGAACTCGCGGAAGGTTCGGCGGAGCAGCACCTTCCACATCACGACACCGACGGAGCGGGGGCCCCGGGACACAGTCACGTCATCGAGGAGGCACGCGAGTGA
- a CDS encoding roadblock/LC7 domain-containing protein, whose product MNAQAPTGTQAPTGHGRGPSSQARNLHWLLTNLVDEVPGIRSVAVVSSDGLLLLASDPGLVAEDAGAGTTGPRGSSADLATLVSGLGSLTNGAAKLMDGGAVKQTMVAMDEGSLFVMSISDGSLLGVYATPDCDMSVIAYHMALFVGRAGHVLTPELRTELRQSMENAQ is encoded by the coding sequence GTGAATGCGCAAGCGCCCACGGGTACCCAGGCGCCCACCGGCCACGGGCGCGGACCGAGCAGCCAGGCCAGAAATCTGCACTGGCTGCTGACCAACCTGGTCGACGAGGTGCCGGGCATCCGCTCGGTCGCGGTGGTCTCCTCCGATGGACTGCTGCTGCTGGCCTCCGATCCGGGCCTGGTTGCCGAGGACGCCGGGGCCGGAACCACCGGCCCCAGGGGTTCCAGCGCCGATCTGGCCACCCTGGTCTCGGGACTGGGCAGCCTCACCAACGGCGCGGCGAAGCTGATGGACGGCGGCGCCGTCAAGCAGACGATGGTCGCGATGGACGAGGGCAGCCTCTTCGTGATGTCGATCAGCGACGGCTCGCTGCTCGGCGTGTACGCCACCCCCGACTGCGATATGAGTGTCATCGCCTACCACATGGCGCTGTTCGTCGGCCGGGCCGGCCATGTCCTGACCCCCGAACTCCGCACCGAACTGCGCCAGTCGATGGAGAACGCCCAGTGA
- a CDS encoding DUF742 domain-containing protein, protein MTSSPKLPIRGADRKPARVRPYSLTGGRTRFGHVLLVETFVAALEAPEERRELTSGGWGERVMPEMRAIVELCRRMRSVAEISALLKMPLGVVRVLLSDLADQGKIRVYGTGHGSGRPNRALLERVLGGLHKL, encoded by the coding sequence GTGACAAGCTCCCCGAAACTTCCGATACGCGGCGCGGACCGCAAACCCGCCCGGGTGCGCCCGTACTCGCTCACCGGCGGCCGCACGCGCTTCGGCCACGTCCTCCTCGTCGAGACCTTCGTGGCCGCGCTGGAAGCCCCCGAGGAGCGCCGCGAGCTGACCTCCGGCGGCTGGGGCGAGCGCGTGATGCCCGAGATGCGGGCGATCGTCGAACTGTGCCGCCGGATGCGCTCCGTCGCGGAGATCTCCGCACTGCTCAAGATGCCGCTGGGCGTGGTCCGGGTACTGCTCAGCGACCTCGCCGACCAGGGAAAGATCCGCGTCTACGGCACCGGGCACGGCTCCGGCCGCCCGAACCGCGCGCTGCTCGAAAGGGTGCTCGGTGGACTTCACAAGCTCTGA
- a CDS encoding GTP-binding protein, with product MDGGRTPDTDGGLQGWQTDRSRAPIATKIVVAGGFGVGKTTFVGSVSEITPLQTEAVMTQASEDTDDLTATPDKTTTTVAMDFGRITLDAELVLYLFGTPGQQRFWFMWDDLVRGAIGAVVMADTRRLEDSFPALDYFESCGLPYIVAVNHFEGTRSYAVDDVREALTVPDHIPVVIMDARERTTVVASLLSLVGHALETAPE from the coding sequence CTGGACGGCGGCCGGACCCCGGACACCGACGGCGGACTCCAGGGCTGGCAGACCGACCGCAGCCGTGCGCCGATCGCCACCAAGATCGTGGTGGCGGGCGGGTTCGGCGTCGGCAAGACCACGTTCGTCGGCTCCGTCTCGGAGATCACCCCGCTCCAGACCGAGGCGGTGATGACCCAGGCCAGCGAGGACACCGACGATCTGACCGCCACCCCGGACAAGACCACCACCACGGTCGCGATGGACTTCGGGCGGATCACCCTCGATGCGGAGCTGGTGCTCTATCTGTTCGGCACGCCCGGCCAGCAGCGCTTCTGGTTCATGTGGGACGACCTCGTCCGCGGCGCGATCGGCGCGGTGGTGATGGCCGACACCCGGCGGCTGGAGGACTCCTTCCCGGCGCTGGACTACTTCGAGAGCTGCGGACTGCCGTACATCGTGGCCGTCAACCACTTCGAGGGCACCCGGTCCTACGCCGTGGACGACGTCCGCGAGGCGCTGACCGTGCCCGACCACATCCCCGTCGTGATCATGGACGCACGGGAGCGGACCACCGTCGTGGCCTCGCTGCTGTCCCTGGTCGGCCATGCGCTGGAGACCGCCCCCGAATAG